Proteins encoded within one genomic window of Bacillus thuringiensis:
- a CDS encoding GNAT family N-acetyltransferase → MKLLKPTHEYSEQIIEYREAFLRTDEQPHGSSSLQNFDTLDEWFEKVRKQERGENLLANRVPSSQFLSFEKGELIGFVNIRHRLNEDLLRESGHIGYSVHPNKRRQGYAIKQLKLALGEVQKLGVQRVLITCDKVNIASAKTIQKVGGVLEDEVVSSHTGEIVQRYWVEI, encoded by the coding sequence TATAGAATATCGAGAGGCATTTTTACGTACGGATGAACAACCACATGGAAGCAGTTCTTTACAAAATTTTGATACACTTGATGAATGGTTTGAAAAAGTGAGAAAGCAAGAACGAGGAGAAAATTTATTGGCTAATCGAGTACCATCCAGTCAATTTTTAAGTTTTGAAAAAGGGGAACTTATAGGTTTTGTGAATATTAGACATCGATTAAACGAAGATTTATTACGGGAAAGTGGTCATATTGGATATAGTGTTCATCCGAATAAACGTCGCCAAGGTTATGCGATAAAACAATTGAAACTAGCATTAGGTGAAGTGCAAAAGTTAGGGGTGCAGAGAGTGTTAATAACTTGCGATAAAGTTAATATCGCTTCGGCTAAAACGATTCAAAAGGTTGGCGGTGTGTTAGAAGATGAAGTGGTTTCTTCTCATACAGGCGAAATTGTTCAACGTTATTGGGTAGAAATATGA